In the Ferrimicrobium acidiphilum DSM 19497 genome, GGGTCCATAACAGCTCCTTCCATCAAGTGTGCTGACGGCTTCCGAAGAGAGTAGACGTACAATGGGCTCAACAGAGGCCAAATATTGACAATTCCCGTTTCATAGCGAAACTTTGGCTAGGGACACTAGAGCCCAAACAAGCCAAGAATCGTGTCCACCTCGACGTGGTTCCGGCGAATAGCCGACACGACGAGGAGATCGGCCGGATTCACGGACTTGGCGCTCGATTGGTTGATGACCATCGCGATGCAGGGGGAGATGGGTGGGTTGTGATGAGCGACCCGGAAGGCAACGAATTCTGCGTCACGAGCAGTGGTGATGATCACTCGGCCTCAGTCAATACTGGTGGAGTCCTGGGCGTTGGACAATGAGGTACCAACTCTCAGTCGGGTGAAGCTCGTCGCCGAAGAGATCAACGCCGCAGTGGTCTTCTAACCGGGAGCTTGATATCTGTGTTCACTTCGACCGTGGCGAGTCTTGTGATCACTTGCTCCTGGGCGTGCATCATTCATTGAATGTTGCTTTGATTAGGGGTCTATTGTGGTCGGCTCAACCGCCCCAGGTCCTACGGAGGCCCGGGTGAAAACAATCGACCTATTTGGCCCCAGTGCAGTTGAGGTATTTGGCCCCACCCTCAGTCGTGCATCATAACCTGGTTGGTCCTTGAGTTCGCACATATTGGAAGGGGTTATGACCGTCCGGGCTTCGGTGAAGACTCGTAACCTCGATGAGGGTCCTTTGGTCCACCTCCGGTACCTGTCAGACAGGTTTAGGCAAGGTTGCTTCGCGCCCGGCCCAATGTGAGCTCAGCTGAGTGTCACCAGTCGTGTACTACACCCAGAACCATTTGGTCCCTGTGAGCCAGCACGGCCAACCAATGTCACCGGACATCAGCAGAAAGCAGTGCCTGTGTTGAGCACACCAGGTACGTCAACTCTCAAGGTCTCTGAGGGCGACCGGTTCGTCACAATGTGGACACATCCCGCCGGGTCCAATCCGAGCGCAGAACAGATTGCAATCCGGACATCTGCGAATACCGAGGTAACGGCTCTCACAGCGTGGACACTCATACACGATCTCAATGCGTCGGGCACTGGGCTCAGAGCTGGGAGTACCCGAACTCTGGC is a window encoding:
- a CDS encoding VOC family protein, which translates into the protein MAKLWLGTLEPKQAKNRVHLDVVPANSRHDEEIGRIHGLGARLVDDHRDAGGDGWVVMSDPEGNEFCVTSSGDDHSASVNTGGVLGVGQ